Genomic segment of Panicum virgatum strain AP13 chromosome 9N, P.virgatum_v5, whole genome shotgun sequence:
CCACGGATTTGTCCCAGCTTGTATGTGAACGATCAACAAGACTAGAAAAGTTGAGCATCCAAGAAGTACACATACTTTGTTAAAGGAAGGTGAAGAGTGGTGGCATGACACCTCAGCATGCGCGTCTTCCAAATCTCGCAAGCCCCAACCCTTTCTCCACTGTAGGGCATGCTAGTCCGCGCGCGCCCCAGGAAGGAACCTAACAAACGATTTCCGACAGCCCAAAACATTTCATCTTTGGTTTCCGCATTTTTCCCTTTCCATTTTCGGCTTCCGCGCTCCATCCCCCTCTTGGCGTCCCAACCTGGATAAAATATCCGGCTCCTTAGCCTTGTTTTTTGATTTCCGCGATTTCACGTAGGAAAAAAAATTCTCATTCAGCTCACATAACCTTTCTCTTTATGAAATCATTCAGGACCATTGGAGTAGTATACAGGGGCTCGGCTAATGAGCACGCGCTAGGAGAGATGCCAGCGGCTGAGTTTCCTTTTTGGAAAATTTTTCTTCTCCACAATTTTCTACTTTTAGAAAGTTGTATGTATAACTTTTTTTAGACAACTATTGGATGATATTTTTCAGCATAACTATTACTTCTAGATGATAATTTTTTAGCGCAACTTTTACTATACTTGTAAGTTTTATGCATAACTTTTTCCAACCAACTTTTTGTAGGTCAACTTCTTAGCTGACACGTATAAATTTTTACGCATAACTATTACTTCTAGATGATAATTTTTCAGCACAACTTTTACTATACTTGTAACTTTATGCATAACTTTTTTCAACCAACTTTTTGTAGGACAAATTTTTAACATGATACGTATAAATTTTACGCATAACTTATTCCAGCCTCCTTACCAAATAATAATTTTGAACATAATTTTTTCCAAATCTTCTCACACAACTttgatgcataagttcgtgatACAACTTGTAGAAATACAACTTATCGAGTTAACTTTTTAGCTTACTTTATATGAAATCTTTATTAAAAGAACATCTTGAAAACAGAACATAAAGACGATAAACAAAAAagattgaaaaaagaaaaagaaaagagaatacCAGGTAGGTCGAATACATAGAGTATGTGGCTGAGGCCTATTACGTAGAACATATCGACTCTAAATTAGACAACTAGGCTCTTATATCTCCTATATGTATATGCACGACAAGCATATACACAGCTTATGTCGCCGTCACGTCCCACACCGTGGAGTTAGTTAATGCAAATCAATTAACGTGTGAGGATGGAATTGGATGAGAAATAAAAACGGTCAACAGGCCCCACCCACGTGAAACTAGTTGGGCGGTTGGGAATCGAGCCCCAGCACGCTCGCTGACGCTCGCGCGTGGTATTGGATTCCCGACTAGCTGGTCACCCCCTTGCTTGCGCGTTCAAACAGCCCAGCGCTTGCCCTTTCCCACTCGAGCTCCTCGACGACACTATAAATACCAGCCCACTTGCCACGCATCAccctccccctccccgtcgAAGGCACGCACGGAGGAAGAGATCTAGCACCGCGCGCGGCGAACAGTGATggtgaagaacacaagcaatgGCGTTGCCACCGCGGCGGCCTTTTCGGACGACAAGGCCAGGCCGGagagcggcgtaggcggcaaaTCGGCGGCGAGGCCGTACAAGGGGGTGCGGATGCGGAGCTGGGGGTCGTGGGTGTCGGAGATCAGGGCGCCCAACCAGAAGCGCCGGATATGGCTCGGCTCCTACGCCACGCccgaggccgcggcgcgcgcctaCGACGCCGCGCTGCTCTGCCTCAAGGGCTCCGGCGCCGTCCTCaacttccccgccgccgccgccgcctcgtcgccgtcgtcgtcctcctcctccccgcaccACGTCGATACCCGCCACTCAGAcccggcgtcgtcgtcgggcGCCATGTCACCGAGGTCCATCcaacgcgcggcggccgcggccgccgcggcattCGACGCGGGCCTCGGCGCCAGCGTCGACGACAGGTGCTCTTCCAGCGCCGGCGCGACCACACCGACGTCTGCCTCTCTGTCAGTCTCAACGCTGTGCAGCGCCGACCACGTCCAGGAGCACACTACTACCTCATCGTCCGCTGCGGCCAGCACCGGCTCGCCGGCCGAGGGGGACGAGCTGTGGACGGACCTGGATGCCTTCGCCTCGCCCAAGTTCATGGATCtgatggccgccggcgccgcgccgttCTCGTCGACGTGGGAGGATCAAGAGGACGACGGCGAGGTGATGAGGCTGTGGAGCTTCTGCTAAACCCAATAGGGGGGAGATCACGCCTCGTTCAGCAATACATTGTTCCACATTTTTCGCCTCCCTGTCAGCACTGCAAGCTAGGTGCATGCATGCCTAGCGTCTACCAAAGATTCTTTCGTTTTTTAATTTAAGATCAAAAATATAAGTTATATTTTTTGTTCCGAACAGTAAGTGTGTGGATTATTGAGCGAGCGAGAGCATTGGATACTTGCTGGACTTGCCTCCGTTTTTGTTTAATTAGGCTTTTGGTGATTACTTAATGTAATCGGAAAGTGCTCGGAAGGACGCGCTTTGTGTCTCCTGGAAAGGCTTCGTGTTTAAGCAGTTTGCAGCCAGTTGCACGCTAGCTCTGCTGTACTACAGCTGATCTATCTGATCCATCATAGTTTTCGGTGTTGTAAAGGTGAATTCACACCGATGCTTTCGATCTAGCTCGAATCTAGCGCTCCCGTCGTTTTCGCCTCCATTCACATTTAGGTTAAGTGTTGCGGTTAATGACACCCAATCTGTTCACTCAGTGTCGTCTAACCTGTGTTGAAAATGTCAAGAGGAAGAGTTGTAAATTGTAATTTAAACGGGTCTGTTCATCGGCAAAACTTGAGTCACAACTCACACGTACACATTTGTTTACCACATGATATCGTCAAATAAAATTCTAGCTTCTGCAACCTGGG
This window contains:
- the LOC120689825 gene encoding ethylene-responsive transcription factor ERF014-like; this encodes MVKNTSNGVATAAAFSDDKARPESGVGGKSAARPYKGVRMRSWGSWVSEIRAPNQKRRIWLGSYATPEAAARAYDAALLCLKGSGAVLNFPAAAAASSPSSSSSSPHHVDTRHSDPASSSGAMSPRSIQRAAAAAAAAFDAGLGASVDDRCSSSAGATTPTSASLSVSTLCSADHVQEHTTTSSSAAASTGSPAEGDELWTDLDAFASPKFMDLMAAGAAPFSSTWEDQEDDGEVMRLWSFC